The Polyangia bacterium genome has a segment encoding these proteins:
- a CDS encoding DEAD/DEAH box helicase family protein yields the protein MPVTLAYVDGTIEIRGLTAGEAAPSPDCRWDARTACYRAPAVAYASLRRALARATVDVDDQARRYDILADGTRVHREPRPYQTEALAAWRAHQGRGVVVLPTGAGKTWVACLCIDDKRRSTLVVAPTLDLVRQWYDVLRATFAQAVGVIGGGDYDVRPLTVATYDSAYMHMERLGGRFGLLVFDECHHLPGAAYALAARASLAPYRLGLTATPERADGREADLTHLIGPIVYRKDIVDLSGGYLARYETVRLVVELGQADRRQYDQERAIYRRFLEENGIRMSSPSGWSDFIIRSSRGEAGRRAMAAYRRQREIAFAAPAKMDYVGHLLLRHRDDRTLLFTQDNATAYELARRFLVPAITHQTRVRERSEILSGLAEGRYSTVVTSKVLNEGVDIPAASVAVIVSGSASVREHVQRLGRILRPQDGKRALLYELVTAGTSETFTSARRRDHSAYR from the coding sequence GTGCCGGTCACCCTGGCGTACGTCGACGGAACGATCGAGATTCGCGGCCTGACTGCCGGCGAAGCGGCGCCATCGCCCGACTGTCGCTGGGACGCGCGCACCGCCTGTTATCGCGCGCCCGCGGTGGCCTATGCGTCGCTGCGCCGAGCCCTGGCCCGGGCCACCGTCGACGTCGACGATCAGGCGCGCCGGTACGACATCCTGGCCGACGGCACGCGCGTGCACCGCGAGCCCCGCCCTTACCAGACCGAGGCGCTGGCCGCCTGGCGCGCGCACCAAGGGCGCGGCGTGGTCGTGCTGCCAACGGGCGCCGGCAAGACCTGGGTGGCTTGTCTGTGCATCGACGACAAACGGCGTAGCACGCTGGTGGTAGCGCCGACGCTGGATCTGGTGCGGCAGTGGTACGACGTCTTGCGTGCCACTTTCGCGCAAGCGGTGGGCGTGATCGGCGGCGGCGACTACGACGTGCGCCCGTTAACGGTGGCGACGTACGATTCGGCGTACATGCACATGGAACGTCTGGGCGGACGGTTTGGTCTGCTGGTGTTCGACGAATGCCACCATCTGCCCGGCGCCGCTTACGCGCTGGCCGCGCGCGCTAGCCTGGCACCCTACCGTCTGGGATTGACCGCCACGCCCGAACGCGCCGACGGACGCGAAGCTGACCTTACGCACCTCATCGGCCCGATCGTCTATCGCAAGGACATCGTCGATCTGTCGGGCGGCTACCTGGCGCGGTATGAAACCGTCCGTCTGGTGGTCGAGCTGGGCCAGGCCGATCGGCGCCAATACGACCAAGAGCGGGCCATCTATCGGCGATTTCTCGAGGAGAACGGCATCCGCATGAGCAGCCCGTCGGGATGGTCGGACTTCATCATTCGTTCCTCTCGCGGCGAGGCCGGCCGTCGGGCCATGGCCGCCTATCGCCGCCAGCGCGAGATCGCTTTCGCCGCGCCGGCGAAGATGGATTACGTCGGACATCTTCTGCTGCGCCACCGCGACGACCGTACCCTGCTGTTCACCCAGGACAACGCCACCGCTTATGAATTGGCCCGCCGTTTTCTGGTTCCTGCCATCACCCACCAGACACGCGTGCGCGAGCGCAGCGAGATCCTGAGCGGCCTGGCTGAGGGCCGTTATTCGACGGTCGTCACGTCGAAGGTTTTGAACGAAGGGGTGGACATTCCGGCGGCCAGCGTGGCGGTGATCGTCTCGGGCAGCGCCTCGGTGCGCGAACACGTGCAGCGCCTGGGACGAATCCTGCGCCCGCAAGACGGCAAGCGCGCCCTGCTGTACGAGCTGGTCACCGCCGGAACCAGCGAGACCTTCACCAGCGCGCGGCGACGGGACCACAGTGCTTACCGCTGA
- a CDS encoding carbohydrate-binding protein, with product MTRSSLFHSNTRRLALLLALPLFGCVSEVPADSESEEGQLATDNGLMSTNGLGTINGLATGNGLATGNGLSSTNGLATGNGLATGNGLATGNGLATGNGLMTFASGRTFVKYLAKCALTNGQTLMKTVTDSTGTTTNYAFPGSIGVAASWLTGSCDAACQERMTSCLMSLTNSTGRHVAVELVSAAAGLNMIGPGGDDVEFPNQEGATFGNMFVSPPQMFTCTGTESTKAEQVKRFCIDGTSCDLFQKAGNCASACTQTCVKGPGGKNVCSAKSCKDPSGKVWSNPITVFLHNKMEAANSDAESGVTTYGIAPPANGITALDNGDWVQMNDVQFGTAAGAIKTAVATTGLAAAGNFIDVRVDSLTGPLLGSIALKAYTGTSSLDQTGALTTAGLTGFHPVFFKFRGGSNMGMVSYLELK from the coding sequence ATGACCCGCAGTTCATTGTTTCATTCCAATACCCGCCGGCTGGCCCTGCTTTTGGCCTTGCCGCTTTTTGGCTGTGTTTCCGAAGTGCCCGCTGATAGCGAATCGGAGGAAGGCCAGCTGGCGACCGACAACGGTCTCATGTCCACCAACGGTCTGGGGACGATCAACGGCCTCGCCACCGGCAACGGCCTCGCCACCGGCAACGGCTTGTCCAGCACCAACGGACTGGCGACGGGGAACGGCCTCGCCACCGGCAACGGCCTGGCCACTGGCAACGGCCTCGCGACCGGCAATGGTTTGATGACGTTCGCCAGCGGGCGGACGTTCGTGAAATATCTGGCCAAGTGCGCGCTGACCAATGGACAGACGCTGATGAAGACGGTCACCGATAGCACTGGTACGACGACGAACTACGCGTTCCCCGGATCGATCGGCGTGGCGGCCAGCTGGCTGACCGGATCGTGCGACGCCGCCTGCCAGGAACGGATGACGTCGTGTCTCATGTCCCTCACAAACAGCACCGGCCGCCACGTCGCAGTCGAGCTGGTCTCGGCGGCGGCGGGCCTGAACATGATCGGCCCTGGCGGCGACGACGTCGAGTTCCCGAACCAGGAAGGCGCCACCTTCGGCAACATGTTCGTCTCGCCACCGCAGATGTTCACCTGCACCGGCACCGAGTCGACCAAGGCCGAGCAGGTCAAGCGCTTCTGCATCGACGGCACGTCGTGCGATCTCTTCCAGAAGGCCGGCAACTGCGCCAGCGCCTGCACCCAGACCTGCGTGAAGGGCCCGGGCGGCAAGAACGTCTGCTCGGCCAAGAGCTGCAAGGATCCGTCGGGCAAGGTGTGGTCGAACCCCATCACCGTCTTCCTCCACAACAAGATGGAAGCCGCCAACAGCGACGCCGAGTCGGGCGTCACCACTTACGGCATCGCGCCGCCGGCCAACGGCATCACCGCCCTCGACAACGGTGACTGGGTGCAGATGAACGACGTGCAGTTCGGCACCGCCGCTGGCGCCATCAAGACCGCCGTCGCCACCACCGGGCTTGCCGCCGCCGGCAACTTCATCGACGTGCGCGTCGACTCGCTGACCGGCCCGCTGCTGGGCTCGATCGCCCTCAAGGCATACACCGGCACCTCGTCGCTGGATCAGACCGGCGCCCTGACCACCGCGGGCCTGACTGGTTTTCACCCGGTCTTCTTCAAGTTCCGCGGCGGCTCGAACATGGGCATGGTCAGCTACCTCGAGCTCAAGTAA